One segment of Agrococcus sp. ProA11 DNA contains the following:
- a CDS encoding CPBP family glutamic-type intramembrane protease, whose amino-acid sequence MTDQTTPPWDQPQGQQHPHGVQQQHGQQPYGQAPAGQQPYGQPAYGQQPYGQPAFGQQPYGQPAYGQQPYGQPAFGQPGYGQMLHPHPGHATQPPAPKKPALLPAALPMSGRPFAMAFQPLERRVGRWFLAWAIALGFFFVGQLLSIALMLPGIGAFLETIDLMDLPTDQTQLGMDFIEAVVGTPLGMAAVNMAWAVMIPGAIVAMAAFGKHAAGYAMSVAASWRWSVVARAALVIVPIFALYIGLSLWMDPAIEWQWNPNWGLVIAVLLTTPLQSAGEEFTFRGLLPQMMGGWRVHRYVPALVMLPPVLLVLVLQPATWPLSLLALLAAAVGPWVLTSRFGNAVWTGVATGLLFGAMHAHPSFAATLQLALVGFTCSMLTYRTGGLEAASVLHASNNVFIMVPLALTGVSAFASSQPVAGEDWLSTGITAAALGLAYLAVHLTMRRVQRFTLGSAAADMLEPPAQQHEQQPPQPPQPMAASAAR is encoded by the coding sequence GTGACCGATCAGACGACGCCACCCTGGGATCAGCCGCAGGGTCAGCAGCACCCGCACGGGGTGCAGCAGCAGCATGGGCAGCAGCCGTACGGGCAGGCTCCCGCCGGCCAGCAGCCGTACGGGCAGCCCGCGTACGGCCAGCAGCCGTACGGGCAGCCCGCGTTCGGCCAGCAGCCGTACGGGCAGCCCGCGTACGGCCAGCAGCCATACGGCCAGCCCGCGTTCGGCCAGCCCGGCTACGGCCAGATGCTCCACCCGCATCCGGGCCACGCCACGCAGCCTCCGGCGCCCAAGAAGCCCGCGCTCCTGCCCGCCGCGCTGCCGATGTCGGGCCGGCCCTTCGCGATGGCCTTCCAGCCGCTCGAGCGTCGAGTCGGCCGCTGGTTCCTCGCGTGGGCGATCGCGCTCGGCTTCTTCTTCGTCGGCCAGCTGCTCTCGATCGCGCTGATGCTGCCGGGCATCGGCGCCTTCCTCGAGACGATCGACCTGATGGATCTGCCCACCGACCAGACGCAGCTGGGCATGGACTTCATCGAGGCGGTCGTCGGCACGCCGCTCGGCATGGCGGCCGTGAACATGGCCTGGGCCGTGATGATCCCGGGCGCGATCGTGGCGATGGCCGCGTTCGGCAAGCACGCCGCCGGCTACGCCATGAGCGTGGCTGCCTCCTGGCGCTGGAGCGTCGTGGCGCGCGCCGCGCTCGTGATCGTGCCGATCTTCGCCCTCTACATCGGGCTGTCGCTGTGGATGGATCCGGCCATCGAATGGCAGTGGAACCCGAACTGGGGACTCGTCATCGCCGTGCTGCTGACCACGCCGCTGCAGTCGGCCGGTGAGGAGTTCACCTTCCGCGGCCTGCTGCCCCAGATGATGGGCGGCTGGCGCGTGCACCGCTACGTGCCGGCGCTCGTGATGCTGCCCCCGGTGCTGCTGGTGCTCGTGCTGCAGCCGGCGACCTGGCCGCTGTCGCTGCTCGCGCTGCTCGCGGCAGCCGTCGGCCCCTGGGTGCTGACGAGCCGCTTCGGGAACGCCGTCTGGACGGGCGTCGCGACGGGACTGCTCTTCGGCGCGATGCACGCGCATCCGTCGTTCGCCGCCACCCTGCAGCTGGCCCTGGTGGGCTTCACCTGCTCGATGCTCACTTACCGCACTGGCGGGCTCGAGGCGGCATCGGTGCTGCACGCATCCAACAACGTGTTCATCATGGTGCCGCTCGCGCTCACGGGCGTCTCGGCATTCGCGTCGTCGCAGCCGGTCGCCGGTGAGGACTGGCTCTCGACGGGCATCACCGCCGCAGCGCTCGGGCTCGCCTACCTCGCGGTGCACCTCACGATGCGCCGGGTGCAGCGCTTCACGCTCGGCAGCGCAGCGGCCGACATGCTCGAGCCGCCCGCGCAGCAGCACGAGCAGCAGCCGCCCCAGCCGCCTCAGCCGATGGCCGCGTCAGCCGCGCGCTGA